One window of Xanthomonas sp. 10-10 genomic DNA carries:
- the galA gene encoding beta-galactosidase GalA has product MTGINRRALLRGMLASGVSAALPVGSAAALVPGVAASATAKNTVPVGPLGDPTLAPRERLLLDFGWRFHLGHAGDASRDFDFGTFQRTFAKAGKDTATCAQLAFDDSSWQQVDLPHDWAVSLPFRPEPISASMTEEDPAAAHGYKALGTSFPENSVGWYRRTLQIPASDLGKRICLVFDGVFRDCVVFCNGHIVGRNASGYCGFEVDLSEVLDYGKPNLIAVRVDATLGEGWFYEGAGIYRHLWLQKTDPLHMPQHGVFVRSTVHGDSATAQVSAEVRNDGTAPRQCSVQASITAPDGRVVAKAVSAVVTVAPGQVQLLEQTLPLGQAALWSIDAPQLYTLTASVHSDGKATDAVATPFGVRSIAFDAQRGFLLNSTPLKLHGTNNHQDHAGVGTAIPDALHEWRLRQLKSMGCNAYRSSHNPATPELLALCDRLGMFVIEETRRMSTDPEAMGELETMVRRGRNHPSVILWSLGNEEPQQVTERGARIVARMQQRVRQLDPTRPTTFAMDKGFGDGVGQVVDVVGFNYRTSQMDGFHAQYPDIPIYGSETGSTVSVRGNYQRDDARGYTRAYDLEHPWWASTAEAWWSYVAQRPYIAGGFIWTGFDYRGEPTPYNRWPNVASQFGVLDSCGFPKDNYWYYRAQWTREPVLHLFPHWNWDGLLQPDDNGHLAVWCHSNLDAVELLVNGVSQGLQQVPAYGHVEWRVVYAPGVIEARGYRGGKLVLTERRETVGKPAAIRLSCDRKALRADAEDVAVIKVEIVDAQGRLVPTADTQVKFAVHGAGKLIGVGNGDPSSHEDDKASQRKAFNGLCAGLLQTTRKAGDILLQASAPGLTSATLRLQAAKSALRPSVG; this is encoded by the coding sequence ATGACCGGCATCAATCGCCGCGCGTTGCTGCGCGGCATGCTTGCGAGCGGCGTGAGCGCGGCACTACCGGTTGGCAGCGCTGCCGCCCTGGTGCCCGGCGTCGCCGCATCGGCAACGGCCAAAAACACCGTGCCGGTTGGCCCATTGGGTGACCCAACGCTGGCACCACGCGAGCGGCTGCTATTGGATTTCGGGTGGCGCTTTCATCTGGGCCATGCCGGCGATGCGTCGCGCGATTTCGACTTCGGCACGTTTCAACGCACCTTTGCCAAGGCTGGCAAGGACACCGCCACCTGCGCGCAACTGGCCTTCGACGACAGCAGCTGGCAGCAGGTGGATCTGCCCCACGACTGGGCCGTGAGCCTGCCGTTCCGCCCGGAACCGATCTCCGCCTCGATGACCGAGGAAGACCCGGCGGCTGCACACGGCTACAAGGCGCTGGGGACCAGCTTTCCGGAAAACAGCGTGGGCTGGTATCGGCGCACGCTGCAGATTCCGGCAAGCGATCTGGGCAAGCGCATCTGCCTGGTATTCGACGGTGTGTTCCGCGATTGCGTGGTGTTCTGCAACGGCCACATCGTCGGGCGCAACGCCAGCGGCTATTGCGGCTTCGAGGTCGACCTGAGCGAAGTGCTGGACTACGGCAAACCCAACCTGATTGCCGTGCGCGTGGATGCCACGCTGGGCGAAGGCTGGTTCTACGAAGGCGCCGGCATCTATCGCCATCTGTGGCTGCAAAAGACCGATCCGCTGCACATGCCGCAGCACGGCGTGTTCGTGCGCAGCACCGTGCACGGCGACAGCGCCACCGCGCAGGTGTCTGCCGAAGTCCGCAATGACGGTACTGCCCCGCGCCAGTGCAGCGTGCAGGCCAGCATCACCGCACCCGATGGTCGCGTGGTTGCAAAGGCGGTCAGCGCGGTGGTGACGGTGGCGCCGGGCCAGGTGCAGTTGCTTGAGCAGACCCTCCCGCTGGGGCAGGCGGCCCTGTGGTCGATCGACGCCCCGCAGCTCTACACGCTCACCGCCAGCGTGCACAGCGATGGCAAGGCAACCGATGCGGTGGCCACGCCGTTTGGCGTGCGCAGCATCGCCTTCGATGCGCAGCGCGGCTTCCTGTTGAACAGCACCCCGCTCAAGCTGCACGGCACCAACAACCACCAGGACCATGCCGGCGTCGGCACCGCCATCCCGGACGCCCTGCACGAATGGCGCCTGCGCCAGCTCAAATCGATGGGCTGCAACGCCTATCGCAGCTCGCACAATCCGGCCACCCCCGAATTGCTCGCACTGTGCGACCGACTGGGCATGTTCGTGATCGAAGAAACCCGACGCATGTCCACCGACCCCGAAGCGATGGGCGAACTGGAAACCATGGTCCGGCGTGGGCGCAATCATCCCAGCGTGATCCTGTGGTCGCTCGGCAACGAAGAACCGCAGCAGGTGACCGAGCGCGGCGCGCGCATCGTCGCGCGCATGCAGCAGCGCGTGCGCCAGCTCGACCCCACCCGCCCCACCACCTTTGCCATGGACAAGGGCTTTGGCGACGGCGTGGGCCAGGTGGTGGATGTGGTCGGCTTCAATTACCGCACCAGCCAGATGGACGGCTTCCACGCGCAATACCCCGACATCCCCATCTACGGCAGCGAAACCGGCAGCACCGTGTCGGTGCGAGGCAATTACCAGCGCGACGACGCACGCGGCTATACCCGCGCCTACGACCTGGAGCACCCATGGTGGGCCAGTACCGCCGAAGCCTGGTGGAGCTATGTCGCGCAACGCCCGTACATCGCCGGCGGCTTCATCTGGACCGGCTTCGACTATCGCGGCGAACCCACACCCTACAACCGCTGGCCGAATGTCGCCTCGCAGTTCGGTGTGCTAGACAGTTGTGGCTTTCCCAAGGACAACTACTGGTACTACCGCGCGCAGTGGACGCGCGAGCCGGTGCTGCATCTGTTCCCGCACTGGAACTGGGACGGACTGCTGCAACCCGACGACAACGGCCACCTCGCCGTCTGGTGCCATAGCAACCTCGACGCGGTGGAGTTGCTGGTCAACGGCGTCAGCCAGGGTCTGCAGCAGGTGCCCGCCTACGGCCATGTCGAGTGGCGGGTGGTCTATGCGCCCGGCGTGATCGAGGCACGCGGCTATCGCGGCGGCAAGCTGGTGCTTACCGAACGCCGCGAGACCGTCGGCAAGCCGGCTGCGATCCGCTTGAGTTGCGATCGCAAGGCGCTGCGCGCCGACGCAGAAGATGTTGCAGTGATCAAGGTAGAGATTGTCGATGCACAAGGCCGCCTCGTTCCCACTGCCGACACGCAAGTGAAGTTCGCCGTGCACGGCGCAGGCAAGCTGATCGGCGTCGGCAACGGCGACCCCAGCAGCCACGAGGATGACAAGGCATCACAGCGCAAAGCGTTCAACGGCCTATGTGCGGGGCTACTGCAAACAACGCGAAAGGCTGGCGACATTCTGTTGCAGGCCAGTGCGCCAGGTCTGACATCTGCCACCTTGCGTCTGCAGGCTGCCAAGTCGGCCTTGCGGCCGTCGGTGGGCTGA
- a CDS encoding arabinogalactan endo-1,4-beta-galactosidase: MRSTRRFWTPTLLALALSVSAHAAQPPATLYLGADLSYVNEMEECGVQYRENGAVTDPFELFHAHGANLVRVRLWNDARWTKYSDLTDVKKTIARARAQGMQVLLDLHYSDDWADGEKQLIPKAWASITDTDELARTLYGFTYDTLSALDRAGLMPELVQVGNESNSDLMDSQPWDKKRPIDWQRNAKLFNAGIKAVRDMGAHSTIKPRVMLHIAQPENVEPWFAAATKAGVTDFDLIGISYYRKWSTQSMAQLGKTIKRLRSRFDADVVVVETAYPWTLESGDTSHNLLGEDSLIAGYPATPQGQSRYMIDLTQLVIDTGGAGVVYWEPAWTSSSCKTRWGTGSSWENASFFDFKHGNDVLPAIDFMHHPYTGAPPSYVPTVHTPASAQPAGAGTRTRP, encoded by the coding sequence ATGCGCTCTACACGCCGCTTCTGGACGCCGACGCTGCTGGCGTTGGCATTGTCCGTTTCCGCACACGCCGCCCAGCCGCCCGCCACGTTGTATCTCGGTGCGGACCTGTCCTACGTCAACGAAATGGAGGAATGCGGGGTGCAGTACCGCGAAAACGGCGCGGTCACCGATCCATTCGAACTGTTCCACGCGCATGGCGCCAACCTGGTGCGGGTGCGGTTGTGGAACGATGCACGCTGGACCAAGTACAGCGACCTGACCGATGTCAAAAAGACCATCGCACGCGCGCGCGCGCAGGGCATGCAGGTACTGCTGGACCTGCACTATTCCGACGATTGGGCCGATGGCGAAAAGCAGCTGATCCCCAAGGCCTGGGCCAGCATCACCGATACCGACGAGCTTGCGCGCACGCTCTACGGTTTCACCTACGACACCCTCAGCGCGCTCGACCGCGCCGGGCTGATGCCCGAACTGGTGCAGGTGGGCAACGAAAGCAATTCCGACCTGATGGACAGCCAGCCCTGGGACAAGAAACGCCCCATCGACTGGCAACGAAACGCCAAACTGTTCAACGCAGGCATCAAGGCGGTGCGCGACATGGGCGCGCACTCGACGATCAAACCGCGGGTGATGTTGCATATCGCCCAACCGGAAAATGTGGAGCCGTGGTTCGCCGCCGCCACCAAGGCCGGCGTTACCGACTTCGACCTGATCGGCATCAGCTACTACCGCAAGTGGTCCACCCAATCGATGGCGCAACTGGGCAAGACCATCAAGCGCCTGCGCAGCCGCTTTGATGCCGACGTGGTGGTGGTGGAAACCGCCTACCCGTGGACGCTGGAGTCCGGCGACACCTCGCACAACCTGCTTGGCGAAGACTCGCTGATTGCCGGCTACCCGGCCACGCCGCAAGGGCAGTCCAGGTACATGATCGATCTCACCCAGCTGGTGATCGACACCGGCGGTGCCGGTGTCGTGTACTGGGAACCGGCATGGACCAGCAGCAGCTGCAAGACGCGCTGGGGCACCGGCTCGTCATGGGAGAACGCCAGCTTCTTCGATTTCAAGCATGGCAATGACGTGCTGCCGGCGATCGACTTCATGCACCACCCATACACCGGCGCGCCACCTTCGTATGTGCCCACAGTGCACACGCCTGCATCGGCACAACCGGCAGGCGCCGGCACGAGGACACGGCCATGA
- a CDS encoding TonB-dependent receptor, producing MPVHHTGHPASRRLRRTPVRDVLCTTIAFVLATAFSAQAQDTAPAAPPANDTSASNAQAPVTLDNITVIGQRASLNQAVQAKQMSDHVMEVISADNMGQMPNVTVAEALVRLPGVNGTRDRGNESLATVRGLGPRMTMGTVNGREIASSEPNRAVRWEVFPTEIVSTVKVYKTQSADLVAGGLAATVDISTISPLDYTGPGFVGTAGPVFYDHAKDVDGYTPWGSRFGASWVHKFNDNLAVAFGATYQKQKNASSSIGSWGYTDATTSRDVDGDGTPDPTPWGAADQLKLIDQTRTGAMGTVQWRSGNFELKFDGLYSRIEIDEDQLQNWFNGLAFSTFSGATNPYTTPGSSYTIVDGDVVAGTLANSNLQVDHVVSHYNEVKTLTAGGLNAKWNGDVWTLGSDLSFSQAKRDNTWQAVRFGSNPDTVSFDFRRSVTPTISTSSDTPEYGIAGQTEPQALRDKIAALALNASRSVDAGPFTSLEFGARAARREKQNRHFISNQSGYDQPISAYQDLIYPVTMPDLNVPTLTGGNLGEIARIGFGGFDPTTLNEQMLDHWNVKEDVREAFAKAVFSSQLFGTDVTGNVGVRLVNTKTSSNGFDSVGGTVQASSDSKEYTDVLPSATLNFLIDDQRILRFAVAKVIARPPLDELRTGRRLDDPTVTVGQLTGSGGNPQLDPFKATQVDVSYEWYFHKEALAALAVYRKEVDSSIGYRTDREVINGLDYLVSAPFNGGGGYINGVELTFQTPFFFIPHMENFGVYSNYSLVDSNLKEFSPEDNPLPLSGLARKTGTFDLWYSNGTFEARVGYKYHSPYTVVYGWNAARLARLQSEGTVDLSLNWQYSKQLGFRFQAGNLTNEPLRAYTDNKPNRLANQDDGGYQLFGRRYQLEATYRF from the coding sequence ATGCCTGTTCACCATACCGGTCACCCGGCCAGCCGGCGCCTGCGCCGCACGCCGGTCCGCGACGTCCTCTGCACCACCATCGCCTTCGTGCTCGCCACCGCGTTCAGTGCGCAAGCGCAGGACACCGCGCCCGCCGCGCCGCCGGCCAACGACACCAGCGCCAGCAATGCGCAGGCACCGGTGACGCTGGACAACATCACCGTGATCGGCCAGCGCGCCAGCCTGAATCAGGCCGTGCAGGCCAAGCAGATGTCCGATCACGTCATGGAAGTGATCTCCGCAGACAACATGGGCCAGATGCCCAACGTCACCGTGGCCGAAGCGCTGGTGCGCCTGCCCGGCGTCAACGGCACGCGCGACCGCGGCAACGAGAGCCTGGCCACCGTGCGCGGCCTGGGCCCGCGCATGACCATGGGTACCGTCAACGGGCGCGAAATCGCCTCGTCCGAGCCCAACCGAGCGGTGCGCTGGGAAGTGTTCCCCACCGAGATCGTCTCCACCGTCAAGGTCTACAAGACCCAGTCGGCCGACCTGGTCGCCGGCGGTCTGGCCGCTACCGTGGACATCTCCACCATCAGCCCACTGGACTACACCGGCCCGGGCTTCGTCGGCACCGCCGGCCCGGTGTTCTACGACCACGCCAAGGATGTGGACGGCTACACCCCGTGGGGCAGCCGCTTCGGCGCCAGCTGGGTGCACAAGTTCAACGACAATCTGGCCGTGGCCTTCGGCGCGACCTATCAGAAGCAGAAGAACGCCAGCTCCTCGATCGGCAGCTGGGGCTACACCGATGCCACCACCTCGCGCGACGTCGATGGCGATGGCACCCCGGATCCCACCCCGTGGGGCGCGGCCGATCAGCTCAAGCTGATCGACCAGACCCGTACCGGCGCGATGGGCACCGTGCAATGGCGCTCGGGCAATTTCGAGTTGAAGTTCGACGGGTTGTATTCGCGCATCGAAATCGACGAAGACCAGCTGCAGAACTGGTTCAACGGCCTGGCCTTCAGTACCTTTTCCGGCGCAACCAACCCGTACACCACGCCGGGCTCGTCCTACACCATCGTCGACGGCGACGTGGTGGCCGGCACCCTGGCCAATTCCAACCTGCAGGTCGACCATGTGGTCAGCCACTACAACGAGGTCAAGACGCTCACCGCCGGCGGCCTGAATGCCAAGTGGAACGGCGATGTGTGGACCTTGGGCAGCGATCTGTCGTTCTCGCAGGCCAAACGCGACAACACCTGGCAGGCGGTGCGCTTCGGCAGCAATCCGGACACGGTGTCGTTCGATTTCCGCCGCAGCGTGACACCCACCATCAGCACCAGCTCCGATACGCCCGAATACGGCATTGCCGGGCAGACCGAACCGCAGGCGCTTCGCGACAAGATCGCCGCGCTGGCGCTCAATGCCAGCCGCTCGGTCGATGCAGGCCCGTTCACCTCGCTGGAATTCGGTGCACGCGCGGCGCGGCGCGAAAAGCAGAACCGGCATTTCATCAGCAACCAGTCCGGCTACGACCAGCCGATCTCGGCGTACCAGGACCTGATCTACCCGGTCACCATGCCCGACTTGAACGTCCCCACGCTGACCGGCGGCAATCTGGGCGAGATCGCGCGGATCGGATTCGGCGGCTTCGACCCGACCACGCTCAATGAGCAGATGCTCGACCACTGGAACGTCAAGGAAGACGTGCGCGAAGCCTTCGCCAAGGCGGTCTTCAGCTCGCAGCTGTTCGGCACCGATGTCACCGGCAACGTCGGCGTGCGCCTGGTCAACACTAAGACCAGCAGCAACGGCTTCGATTCGGTCGGCGGCACGGTGCAGGCCAGCAGCGACAGCAAGGAGTACACCGACGTACTGCCCAGCGCGACGCTCAACTTCCTGATCGACGATCAACGCATCCTGCGCTTTGCGGTGGCCAAGGTCATCGCACGCCCGCCGCTGGACGAACTGCGCACCGGCCGTCGCCTGGACGACCCCACCGTCACCGTCGGCCAGCTCACCGGCAGCGGCGGCAATCCGCAGCTGGACCCGTTCAAGGCCACCCAGGTCGACGTCTCCTACGAGTGGTACTTCCATAAGGAAGCATTGGCGGCACTGGCGGTGTATCGCAAGGAAGTCGATTCCAGCATCGGCTACCGCACCGATCGTGAAGTGATCAACGGCCTGGACTACCTGGTCAGCGCGCCGTTCAATGGCGGTGGCGGTTACATCAATGGCGTGGAACTCACCTTCCAGACGCCGTTCTTCTTCATCCCGCACATGGAAAACTTCGGCGTCTATTCCAACTATTCGCTGGTGGATTCCAATCTCAAGGAATTCTCGCCGGAAGACAACCCGCTGCCGCTGAGCGGCCTGGCCCGCAAGACCGGCACCTTCGACCTGTGGTACAGCAACGGCACCTTCGAAGCACGCGTGGGCTACAAGTACCACAGCCCCTACACCGTGGTGTACGGCTGGAATGCCGCGCGGCTGGCACGCCTGCAGAGCGAAGGCACCGTGGACCTGAGCTTGAACTGGCAGTACAGCAAGCAACTGGGCTTCCGCTTCCAGGCCGGCAATCTCACCAACGAGCCGCTGCGCGCCTATACCGACAACAAGCCCAACCGCCTGGCCAATCAGGACGATGGCGGCTACCAGCTGTTCGGCCGTCGTTACCAGCTGGAAGCGACGTACCGCTTCTAG
- a CDS encoding short-chain fatty acyl-CoA regulator family protein, with protein sequence MPQPPPALRHQLGLRLQRLRQRHGLTQAELARRLGLSPSYLNQIERNQRPLTLAIQQRLKATLGDLEGLLDLDDPAALADPLDESLRSLGHTLSPAELRALTGNLPQVAQALLDLHRAHQHLLERNAALEMQIGVEHAAMPSLSPGEQVRDYFNRAHNYLPELDERAEALYAELGLTPENLPLRLRQRLADRHGLLVQEAPDLHSDKRSVDAQARVLWLPAHLRPGQQAFQMAAHLALLECAPLLEARIADAGFMDAERIALSRIGLSNYFAGALVMPYSDFLRSAQLSRYDIEWLADRFGVGFEAVCHRLSTLQRRGAAGLPIFFMRVDRAGNVSKRHSATDFHFSHVGGACPLWIVYEAFNQPDRILTQIARMPDGRRYFWLARQVSSGTPGYGRPRKTFALAMGCDLRHADQLVYARGWDLGAVDDAVPIGPGCLTCERSDCVQRAFPALPRLPVSPR encoded by the coding sequence ATGCCGCAGCCACCCCCCGCCCTCCGCCATCAGCTCGGCCTGCGCCTGCAACGGCTGCGCCAGCGCCACGGCCTGACCCAGGCAGAGCTGGCGCGCCGGCTAGGCCTGTCTCCCAGCTATCTCAACCAGATCGAGCGCAACCAGCGCCCGCTGACGCTGGCGATCCAGCAGCGTCTCAAGGCCACCCTGGGCGATCTGGAAGGCCTGCTGGATCTGGACGACCCGGCCGCCCTGGCCGACCCGCTGGACGAGTCGCTGCGCAGCCTGGGCCACACGCTGTCGCCGGCCGAGTTGCGCGCGCTCACCGGCAACCTGCCGCAGGTGGCGCAGGCGCTGCTGGATCTGCACCGCGCCCATCAGCACCTGCTGGAGCGCAATGCCGCACTGGAAATGCAGATCGGCGTCGAGCATGCGGCGATGCCGTCGCTGTCGCCCGGCGAGCAGGTGCGCGATTACTTCAACCGCGCGCACAACTATCTTCCCGAACTGGATGAGCGCGCCGAGGCGTTGTACGCCGAACTCGGCCTGACTCCGGAAAACCTGCCGCTGCGACTGCGTCAGCGGCTTGCCGACCGCCACGGCCTGCTGGTGCAGGAGGCGCCCGATCTGCACAGCGACAAACGCAGCGTGGATGCGCAGGCGCGCGTGCTGTGGCTGCCCGCCCATCTGCGGCCCGGCCAGCAGGCGTTCCAGATGGCCGCGCACCTGGCCTTGCTGGAATGTGCACCGTTGCTGGAAGCGCGCATCGCCGATGCCGGATTCATGGATGCCGAGCGCATCGCGCTGTCGCGGATCGGGCTGTCGAATTATTTCGCCGGCGCGCTGGTGATGCCCTACAGCGATTTCCTGCGCAGTGCGCAGCTGTCGCGCTACGACATCGAATGGCTGGCGGACCGCTTCGGGGTGGGTTTCGAGGCGGTCTGCCACCGCCTCAGCACCCTGCAACGGCGCGGCGCGGCCGGGCTGCCGATCTTCTTCATGCGGGTGGACCGCGCCGGGAACGTCTCCAAGCGCCATTCGGCCACCGACTTCCACTTCTCGCATGTCGGCGGCGCCTGCCCGCTATGGATCGTGTACGAGGCCTTCAACCAGCCAGACCGCATCCTGACCCAGATCGCGCGCATGCCCGACGGGCGACGCTATTTCTGGCTGGCGCGTCAGGTCAGCAGCGGTACGCCCGGCTACGGCCGTCCGCGCAAGACCTTCGCACTGGCGATGGGCTGCGACCTGCGCCATGCCGACCAGCTGGTCTATGCGCGCGGTTGGGACCTGGGCGCGGTGGACGACGCGGTACCGATCGGGCCGGGCTGCCTGACCTGCGAGCGCAGCGACTGCGTGCAGCGCGCATTCCCCGCCCTGCCCCGGTTGCCGGTCAGTCCGCGCTAG
- a CDS encoding CoA-acylating methylmalonate-semialdehyde dehydrogenase, with translation MSESVPRVSLLIDGEMLVSTSDQWQDVVNPADQSVLAQVPFATTAEVDAAVAAAGRAFVGWRKTPIGARARIFLKYQQLIREHMPELAALLSAEQGKTLADAEGDVFRGLEVVEHAAAIGNLQLGELANNVATGVDTYSLLQPLGVCAGITPFNFPAMIPLWMFPMAIATGNTFVLKPSEQDPMVTMRLVELALEAGIPKGVLNVVHGGEDVVNALCDHPDIKALSFVGSTKVGTHVYRRASLAGKRVQCMMGAKNHAVVLPDANQEQTLNAMVGAAFGAAGQRCMAASTLVLVGQAQQWIPALVAKARTLTLGAGNAQGTDVGPLISCAARERVEGLIASGVEQGATLELDGRSPTVPGLEQGNFVGPTIFSGVTPGMRIYDEEIFGPVLVILGADTLDDAIALVNANPNGNGTALFTQSGAAARRFQEDIDVGQVGINVPIPVPVPLFSFTGSRASKLGDLGPYGKQVVMFYTQTKTVTARWFDDETLGHGVNTTISLK, from the coding sequence ATGAGCGAATCCGTCCCCCGCGTGTCCCTTTTGATCGATGGCGAAATGCTGGTTTCAACCAGCGATCAGTGGCAGGACGTGGTCAACCCGGCCGACCAGTCGGTACTGGCGCAGGTGCCGTTCGCCACCACGGCCGAAGTCGACGCTGCGGTGGCCGCCGCCGGCCGCGCCTTCGTCGGTTGGCGCAAGACGCCGATCGGCGCCCGCGCACGCATCTTCCTCAAGTACCAGCAGCTGATCCGCGAGCACATGCCCGAGCTGGCCGCGCTGCTCAGCGCCGAGCAGGGCAAGACCCTGGCCGACGCCGAAGGCGATGTGTTCCGCGGCCTGGAAGTGGTGGAGCACGCCGCGGCGATCGGCAACCTGCAGCTGGGTGAGCTGGCCAACAACGTCGCCACCGGCGTGGATACCTACAGCCTGCTGCAGCCGCTGGGCGTGTGCGCGGGCATCACGCCGTTCAATTTCCCGGCGATGATCCCGCTGTGGATGTTTCCGATGGCGATTGCGACTGGCAACACCTTCGTGCTCAAGCCGTCCGAGCAGGACCCGATGGTCACCATGCGCCTGGTCGAGCTTGCCTTGGAGGCCGGCATTCCCAAGGGCGTGCTCAACGTGGTGCACGGCGGCGAAGACGTGGTCAACGCGCTGTGCGATCACCCGGATATCAAGGCGCTGTCGTTCGTCGGCTCGACCAAGGTGGGCACGCACGTCTACCGCCGCGCATCGCTGGCCGGCAAGCGCGTGCAATGCATGATGGGCGCCAAGAATCACGCCGTGGTGCTGCCGGACGCCAATCAGGAACAGACCCTCAATGCGATGGTCGGCGCCGCATTCGGTGCTGCCGGCCAGCGCTGCATGGCCGCCTCCACGCTGGTGCTGGTGGGCCAAGCGCAGCAGTGGATTCCCGCCCTGGTCGCCAAGGCCAGGACCTTGACGCTGGGCGCGGGCAACGCGCAGGGCACCGACGTGGGCCCGCTGATTTCCTGTGCGGCGCGTGAGCGCGTGGAGGGCCTGATCGCTTCCGGCGTGGAGCAGGGCGCCACGCTGGAACTGGACGGTCGCAGCCCGACCGTGCCGGGATTGGAGCAGGGCAACTTCGTCGGCCCGACGATCTTTTCCGGCGTCACCCCGGGCATGCGCATCTACGACGAAGAAATCTTCGGCCCGGTGCTGGTGATCCTGGGCGCAGACACGCTCGACGATGCGATCGCGCTGGTCAACGCTAATCCCAACGGCAACGGCACTGCATTGTTCACCCAGTCCGGTGCTGCCGCGCGGCGCTTCCAGGAAGACATCGACGTGGGCCAGGTCGGCATCAACGTGCCGATCCCGGTGCCGGTGCCGCTGTTTTCGTTCACCGGCTCGCGCGCCTCCAAGCTCGGCGACCTGGGCCCGTACGGCAAGCAGGTGGTGATGTTCTACACCCAGACCAAGACCGTCACTGCGCGCTGGTTCGACGACGAAACGCTGGGCCATGGCGTCAACACCACCATCTCTCTCAAGTGA
- a CDS encoding acyl-CoA dehydrogenase family protein: MNAAIQLHANAADLNDEQEAFRAAARDFADKELAPYAAQWDAESHFPREAIAKAAELGFCGLYTDEGVGGLGMRRLDAAVVFEELATVDPSTSAFISIHNMATWLITSYGNDGVRTQWGEAMTSGAKLGSYCLTEPGAGSDAASLKTRAQRDGDAYVLNGSKAFISGAGATDVLVVMARTGDDGARGISAFVVPADAPGISYGRKEEKMGWNSQPTRGVTFTDVRIPAGNLLGKEGEGFKMAMKALDGGRINIAACSLGAAQGALDAARRYMGERRQFGKKLADFQALQFKLADMATQLVAARQMVHTAARKLDAGSHDATVWCAMAKRFATDAGFAICDEALQIHGGYGYIREYPIERLLRDSRVHRILEGTNEVMRMIVARHLLNGEEELR; encoded by the coding sequence ATGAATGCAGCCATCCAGCTACACGCCAACGCGGCCGATCTGAACGACGAGCAGGAAGCGTTCCGCGCCGCGGCGCGCGACTTCGCCGACAAGGAGCTCGCCCCGTATGCCGCGCAATGGGATGCGGAAAGCCACTTCCCGCGCGAGGCGATTGCCAAGGCCGCCGAACTGGGTTTCTGCGGCCTGTATACCGACGAAGGCGTAGGCGGCCTGGGCATGCGCCGGCTGGATGCGGCAGTGGTGTTCGAAGAACTCGCCACGGTCGATCCGTCCACCTCGGCCTTCATCAGCATCCACAACATGGCCACCTGGTTGATCACCAGCTACGGCAACGACGGCGTGCGTACGCAATGGGGCGAAGCGATGACCAGCGGCGCCAAGCTGGGCTCGTATTGCCTCACCGAGCCGGGTGCCGGCTCGGATGCGGCATCGTTGAAAACCCGCGCCCAGCGCGACGGCGATGCCTATGTGCTCAACGGCAGCAAGGCCTTCATTTCCGGTGCCGGCGCCACCGATGTGCTGGTGGTGATGGCACGTACCGGCGACGATGGCGCACGCGGCATCAGCGCCTTCGTGGTGCCGGCCGATGCGCCGGGCATCAGCTACGGCCGCAAGGAAGAAAAGATGGGCTGGAACAGTCAGCCCACGCGCGGAGTGACCTTTACCGATGTGCGCATCCCGGCCGGCAATCTTCTGGGCAAGGAGGGCGAGGGCTTCAAGATGGCGATGAAGGCGCTGGACGGCGGCCGCATCAATATCGCTGCCTGTTCGCTGGGCGCGGCGCAGGGCGCGCTGGATGCCGCGCGCCGCTACATGGGCGAGCGCCGCCAGTTCGGCAAAAAATTGGCCGATTTCCAGGCGCTGCAATTCAAGCTCGCCGACATGGCCACGCAGCTGGTGGCCGCGCGGCAGATGGTGCACACCGCTGCACGCAAGCTCGATGCAGGCAGCCACGATGCCACCGTGTGGTGCGCGATGGCCAAGCGCTTCGCTACCGATGCCGGTTTTGCCATCTGCGACGAGGCGCTGCAGATCCACGGCGGCTACGGCTACATCCGCGAATACCCGATCGAACGCCTGCTGCGCGACAGCCGCGTGCATCGCATCCTGGAAGGCACCAATGAGGTGATGCGCATGATCGTGGCGCGCCATCTGCTCAACGGCGAGGAGGAACTGCGATGA